The Nycticebus coucang isolate mNycCou1 chromosome 8, mNycCou1.pri, whole genome shotgun sequence genome has a window encoding:
- the QARS1 gene encoding glutamine--tRNA ligase isoform X1 produces the protein MATLDSLSLFTGLGLSEHKARETLKNTALSTQLRKAATQAQQTLGSTIDKATGTLLYGLASRLRDTRRLSFLVSYIASKKIHTEPQLSAALEYVRSHPLDPIDTVDFEQECGVGVIVTPEQIEEAVEATINRHRPQLLMERYHFNMGLLMGEARAVLKWADGKMIKHEVDMQVLHLLGPKMESDLEKKPKVAKARLEETDRRTAKNVMENGEGAGQTLSLMEQLRGEALKFHKPGENYKTPGYVTTPHTMDLLKQHMEITGGQVRTRFPPEPNGILHIGHAKAINFNFGYAKANNGICFLRFDDTNPEKEEAKFFTAIYDMVTWLGYTPYKVTYASDYFDQLYAWAVELIRRGQAYVCHQQGEELKGHNPLPSPWRDRPVEESLLLFEAMRKGKFSEGEATLRMKLVMEDGKMDPVAYRIKYTPHHRTGDKWCIYPTYDYTHCLCDSIEHITHSLCTKEFQARRSSYFWLCNVLDIYCPVQWEYGRLNLHYAVVSKRKILQLVAAGAVRDWDDPRLFTLTALRRRGFPPEAINNFCARVGVTVAQTTMEPHLLESCVRDVLNDTAPRAMAVLEALQVIITNFPTDQFLDIQVPNFPADETKGFHRVPFAPIVFIERTDFKEEPEPGFKRLAWGQPVGLRHTGYVIELQHVVKGPSGCVENLEVTCRRVDAGEKPKAFIHWVSQPLTCEIRLYERLFRHKNPEDPVEVPGGFLSDLNPASLQVVEAALVDRSVALAKPFNKFQFERLGYFSVDPDSRQGQLVFNRTVSLKEDPGKV, from the exons ATGGCGACTCTTGACTCCCTGTCGCTTTTCACTGGCCTGGGTCTGAGCGAGCACAAGGCCCGCGAGACACTCAAGAATACCGCTCTGAGCACGCAGTTGCGGAAGGCGGCAACCCAG GCGCAGCAGACCTTGGGTTCCACCATCGATAAGGCTACCGGGACTCTGTTGTATGGCTTGGCCTCCCGACTCAGAGATACTCGGCGTCTCTCTTTCCTTGTGAGCTACATAGCCAGTAAGAAGATCCACACTGAGCCTCAGTTGAGTG CTGCCCTTGAATATGTGAGGAGTCACCCCCTGGACCCGATCGACACTGTGGACTTTGAGCAGGAATGTGGTGTGGGTGTCATAGTGACCCCAGAGCAGATTGAAGAGGCT GTGGAGGCTACCATAAATAGGCACCGGCCCCAGCTCTTGATGGAGCGTTACCATTTCAACATGGGGTTGCTGATGG GAGAGGCTCGGGCTGTGCTCAAGTGGGCAGATGGCAAAATGATCAAGCATGAAGTGGACATGCAG GTCCTCCACCTTCTGGGTCCCAAGATGGAGTCTGATCTGGAGAAGAAGCCCAAG GTGGCAAAGGCTCGACTAGAAGAAACAGACCGGAGGACAGCAAAGAATGTGATGGAGAATG GTGAGGGTGCTGGCCAAACACTATCTCTGATGGAGCAGCTCCGAGGAGAGGCCCTTAAGTTCCACAAGCCTG GTGAGAACTATAAGACTCCAGGCTATGTGACCACTCCACACACCATGGATCTATTGAAGCAGCACATGGAGATCACTGGTGGACAG GTTCGTACCCGGTTCCCACCAGAACCCAATGGAATTCTGCACATTGGACATGCCAAAGCCATCAATTTCAACTTTGGCTATGCCAAG GCCAACAATGGTATCTGCTTTCTGCGTTTTGATGACACCAACCCTGAGAAGGAGGAAGCAAAGTTCTTCACTGCCATCTATGACATGGTGACCTGGTTGG GTTATACACCTTACAAGGTGACATATGCCTCTGACTATTTTGACCAGCTGTATGCCTGGGCTGTGGAGCTCATCCGCAG GGGTCAGGCTTATGTATGTCACCAGCAAGGAGAGGAGCTGAAAGGCCACAACCCTCTGCCCTCACCCTGGAGGGACCGACCCGTGGAGGAGTCATTGCTGCTCTTTGAG GCAATGCGCAAGGGCAAGTTTTCAGAGGGTGAGGCAACACTGCGGATGAAACTGGTGATGGAGGATGGGAAGATGGACCCTGTGGCCTATCGAATCAAATATACACCACACCACCGTACTGGGGACAAGTG GTGCATCTACCCTACCTATGACTACACACACTGCCTCTGTGACTCCATTGAGCACATCACCCACTCACTGTGCACCAAGGAATTCCAGGCCCG ACGCTCTTCCTACTTCTGGCTATGCAATGTTCTAGACATCTATTGCCCTGTGCAGTGGGAGTACGGCCGCCTCAACCTGCATTATGCTGTTGTGTCTAAGAGGAAGATCCTCCAGCTTGTAGCTGCTGGTGCTGTGCG GGACTGGGATGACCCACGGCTGTTTACGCTTACGGCCCTGCGAAGGAGGGGCTTTCCCCCTGAAGCCATCAACAACTTCTGTGCTCGG GTGGGAGTGACAGTGGCACAGACCACAATGGAGCCACATCTTCTAGAATCCTGTGTGCGTGATGTGCTGAATGACACAGCTCCACGGGCCATGGCTGTATTGGAGGCATTACAGGTCATCATTACCAATTTTCCTACTGATCAG TTCTTAGACATTCAGGTGCCCAACTTTCCAGCTGATGAGACCAAGGGCTTCCATCGGGTTCCCTTTGCACCTATTGTCTTCATTGAGAGGACTGACTTCAAGGAG GAGCCAGAACCAGGCTTTAAGCGCCTGGCTTGGGGCCAGCCTGTGGGTCTGAGGCATACAGGCTATGTCATTGAGCTGCAGCATGTTGTCAAG GGTCCCAGTGGTTGTGTAGAGAATCTAGAGGTGACCTGTAGGCGAGTAGATGCTGGAGAGAAGCCTAAGGCCTTTATTCACTGGGTGTCACAGCCTCTGACATGTGAGATTCGCCTCTATGAGCGATT ATTCCGGCACAAGAACCCTGAAGATCCTGTTGAGGTGCCTGGTGGATTCTTAAGTGACCTGAACCCG GCATCACTGCAAGTGGTAGAGGCAGCATTAGTGGACCGTTCTGTCGCCTTGGCAAAACCCTTCAACAAGTTTCAGTTTGAGCGTCTTGGGTACTTCTCCGTGGATCCAGACAGCCGTCAGGGACAG CTTGTTTTCAACCGAACTGTATCACTGAAGGAAGACCCTGGGAAGGTGTGA
- the QARS1 gene encoding glutamine--tRNA ligase isoform X2 — protein MERYHFNMGLLMGEARAVLKWADGKMIKHEVDMQVLHLLGPKMESDLEKKPKVAKARLEETDRRTAKNVMENGEGAGQTLSLMEQLRGEALKFHKPGENYKTPGYVTTPHTMDLLKQHMEITGGQVRTRFPPEPNGILHIGHAKAINFNFGYAKANNGICFLRFDDTNPEKEEAKFFTAIYDMVTWLGYTPYKVTYASDYFDQLYAWAVELIRRGQAYVCHQQGEELKGHNPLPSPWRDRPVEESLLLFEAMRKGKFSEGEATLRMKLVMEDGKMDPVAYRIKYTPHHRTGDKWCIYPTYDYTHCLCDSIEHITHSLCTKEFQARRSSYFWLCNVLDIYCPVQWEYGRLNLHYAVVSKRKILQLVAAGAVRDWDDPRLFTLTALRRRGFPPEAINNFCARVGVTVAQTTMEPHLLESCVRDVLNDTAPRAMAVLEALQVIITNFPTDQFLDIQVPNFPADETKGFHRVPFAPIVFIERTDFKEEPEPGFKRLAWGQPVGLRHTGYVIELQHVVKGPSGCVENLEVTCRRVDAGEKPKAFIHWVSQPLTCEIRLYERLFRHKNPEDPVEVPGGFLSDLNPASLQVVEAALVDRSVALAKPFNKFQFERLGYFSVDPDSRQGQLVFNRTVSLKEDPGKV, from the exons ATGGAGCGTTACCATTTCAACATGGGGTTGCTGATGG GAGAGGCTCGGGCTGTGCTCAAGTGGGCAGATGGCAAAATGATCAAGCATGAAGTGGACATGCAG GTCCTCCACCTTCTGGGTCCCAAGATGGAGTCTGATCTGGAGAAGAAGCCCAAG GTGGCAAAGGCTCGACTAGAAGAAACAGACCGGAGGACAGCAAAGAATGTGATGGAGAATG GTGAGGGTGCTGGCCAAACACTATCTCTGATGGAGCAGCTCCGAGGAGAGGCCCTTAAGTTCCACAAGCCTG GTGAGAACTATAAGACTCCAGGCTATGTGACCACTCCACACACCATGGATCTATTGAAGCAGCACATGGAGATCACTGGTGGACAG GTTCGTACCCGGTTCCCACCAGAACCCAATGGAATTCTGCACATTGGACATGCCAAAGCCATCAATTTCAACTTTGGCTATGCCAAG GCCAACAATGGTATCTGCTTTCTGCGTTTTGATGACACCAACCCTGAGAAGGAGGAAGCAAAGTTCTTCACTGCCATCTATGACATGGTGACCTGGTTGG GTTATACACCTTACAAGGTGACATATGCCTCTGACTATTTTGACCAGCTGTATGCCTGGGCTGTGGAGCTCATCCGCAG GGGTCAGGCTTATGTATGTCACCAGCAAGGAGAGGAGCTGAAAGGCCACAACCCTCTGCCCTCACCCTGGAGGGACCGACCCGTGGAGGAGTCATTGCTGCTCTTTGAG GCAATGCGCAAGGGCAAGTTTTCAGAGGGTGAGGCAACACTGCGGATGAAACTGGTGATGGAGGATGGGAAGATGGACCCTGTGGCCTATCGAATCAAATATACACCACACCACCGTACTGGGGACAAGTG GTGCATCTACCCTACCTATGACTACACACACTGCCTCTGTGACTCCATTGAGCACATCACCCACTCACTGTGCACCAAGGAATTCCAGGCCCG ACGCTCTTCCTACTTCTGGCTATGCAATGTTCTAGACATCTATTGCCCTGTGCAGTGGGAGTACGGCCGCCTCAACCTGCATTATGCTGTTGTGTCTAAGAGGAAGATCCTCCAGCTTGTAGCTGCTGGTGCTGTGCG GGACTGGGATGACCCACGGCTGTTTACGCTTACGGCCCTGCGAAGGAGGGGCTTTCCCCCTGAAGCCATCAACAACTTCTGTGCTCGG GTGGGAGTGACAGTGGCACAGACCACAATGGAGCCACATCTTCTAGAATCCTGTGTGCGTGATGTGCTGAATGACACAGCTCCACGGGCCATGGCTGTATTGGAGGCATTACAGGTCATCATTACCAATTTTCCTACTGATCAG TTCTTAGACATTCAGGTGCCCAACTTTCCAGCTGATGAGACCAAGGGCTTCCATCGGGTTCCCTTTGCACCTATTGTCTTCATTGAGAGGACTGACTTCAAGGAG GAGCCAGAACCAGGCTTTAAGCGCCTGGCTTGGGGCCAGCCTGTGGGTCTGAGGCATACAGGCTATGTCATTGAGCTGCAGCATGTTGTCAAG GGTCCCAGTGGTTGTGTAGAGAATCTAGAGGTGACCTGTAGGCGAGTAGATGCTGGAGAGAAGCCTAAGGCCTTTATTCACTGGGTGTCACAGCCTCTGACATGTGAGATTCGCCTCTATGAGCGATT ATTCCGGCACAAGAACCCTGAAGATCCTGTTGAGGTGCCTGGTGGATTCTTAAGTGACCTGAACCCG GCATCACTGCAAGTGGTAGAGGCAGCATTAGTGGACCGTTCTGTCGCCTTGGCAAAACCCTTCAACAAGTTTCAGTTTGAGCGTCTTGGGTACTTCTCCGTGGATCCAGACAGCCGTCAGGGACAG CTTGTTTTCAACCGAACTGTATCACTGAAGGAAGACCCTGGGAAGGTGTGA